In Catalinimonas alkaloidigena, a single genomic region encodes these proteins:
- a CDS encoding fumarylacetoacetate hydrolase family protein, with product MKFIRFGQPGAETPGLIEEGKRLDVSAFGEDYDENFFATDGPQRLATWLETFRATCPVVDENERLGPPLVRPSKIICIGLNYKDHAAESNMDLPKEPIIFFKATSSIVGPNDDLIIPKGSEKTDWEVELAVVIGKKASYVSEAEAMDYVAGYCLHNDYSERAFQLERSGQWVKGKSCDTFAPLGPFVATKDEISDVDNLRLWLTLNGETMQDGTTAELIFNVPYVVSYLSQFMSLLPGDIISTGTPAGVGLGMKPARFLKPGDVVELGIDGLGSSRQVAKAWGA from the coding sequence ATGAAATTTATCCGTTTTGGCCAACCCGGCGCCGAAACCCCCGGCCTGATCGAAGAGGGGAAGCGTCTTGATGTGAGCGCCTTTGGCGAAGATTACGACGAAAACTTTTTTGCCACCGACGGCCCGCAACGGCTGGCCACCTGGCTGGAAACCTTCCGGGCTACCTGCCCGGTCGTCGACGAAAACGAACGCCTCGGTCCGCCACTGGTGCGCCCCAGCAAGATCATCTGCATCGGCCTGAACTACAAAGATCACGCGGCCGAAAGCAACATGGACTTGCCTAAAGAGCCGATTATTTTCTTCAAGGCGACTTCGTCGATCGTGGGGCCGAACGATGACCTGATCATTCCGAAAGGCTCCGAAAAAACCGATTGGGAAGTGGAACTGGCCGTGGTCATCGGCAAAAAAGCCAGCTACGTTTCAGAAGCAGAGGCGATGGACTACGTGGCGGGGTATTGCCTCCACAACGACTACAGCGAGCGCGCGTTTCAACTGGAGCGTTCCGGCCAGTGGGTGAAAGGCAAAAGCTGCGACACGTTCGCGCCCCTCGGTCCGTTCGTAGCGACGAAAGACGAGATCAGCGACGTTGATAATCTGCGCCTCTGGCTGACGCTGAACGGCGAAACCATGCAGGATGGCACCACCGCCGAGCTGATCTTCAACGTGCCCTACGTAGTGAGTTACCTGAGCCAGTTCATGTCGCTGTTGCCCGGTGACATCATTTCGACCGGGACGCCCGCCGGCGTAGGACTCGGCATGAAGCCCGCCCGGTTCCTGAAACCCGGTGACGTTGTGGAATTGGGCATCGACGGACTGGGCAGTTCCCGTCAAGTGGCCAAGGCCTGGGGCGCCTAG
- a CDS encoding amidohydrolase family protein: MEKIDAHQHFWRYSPATHAWISDAMQVLRRDYLPPDLKPALETNGFAGCVAVQASQTEAETDFLLQLADQYDFIRGVVGWVDLRDPQLGERLAHWTQHSKLKGVRHVVQDEPDDRFLLRPDFLRGVAMLADFHLTYDILIFERQLPAAVAFVEKFPELPLVVDHIAKPRIADGMLEPWAQHMRQLAQFPHVHCKVSGMVTEADWQGWTPDHFKPYLDVVFEAFGPERLMFGSDWPVCRLAGEYDQVVQLLDDYLSGYSKEEQARVWGQNATQFYKL, translated from the coding sequence ATGGAAAAAATCGACGCCCATCAGCATTTCTGGCGGTATTCGCCCGCGACCCACGCGTGGATCAGCGACGCCATGCAGGTGTTGCGCCGCGATTACCTGCCGCCAGACCTGAAACCTGCGTTGGAGACCAACGGCTTCGCGGGGTGTGTGGCGGTACAGGCCTCGCAAACGGAAGCCGAAACGGACTTTCTGCTGCAACTGGCTGACCAGTACGACTTCATTCGGGGCGTGGTGGGATGGGTCGACCTGCGCGATCCGCAGTTGGGCGAGCGGTTGGCGCACTGGACACAACATTCCAAACTAAAAGGGGTACGCCACGTGGTGCAGGACGAACCCGATGACCGGTTTCTGTTGCGGCCCGACTTTCTGCGGGGCGTAGCGATGTTGGCCGACTTTCACCTCACGTACGACATCCTGATTTTCGAGCGACAACTGCCGGCGGCGGTGGCGTTCGTCGAAAAATTTCCGGAACTACCGTTGGTCGTCGACCACATTGCCAAACCGCGCATTGCCGACGGAATGCTGGAGCCCTGGGCGCAACACATGCGGCAACTGGCGCAATTTCCCCACGTGCATTGCAAAGTGTCCGGCATGGTAACCGAGGCCGATTGGCAAGGCTGGACGCCCGACCACTTCAAGCCGTACCTGGACGTAGTTTTTGAGGCTTTCGGGCCGGAGCGCCTGATGTTCGGGTCCGATTGGCCGGTCTGCCGCCTCGCGGGCGAGTACGATCAGGTCGTGCAGCTTCTCGACGATTACCTGAGCGGTTACTCAAAAGAAGAACAGGCGCGGGTGTGGGGCCAGAATGCCACTCAATTTTATAAGTTATAA
- a CDS encoding TonB-dependent receptor has product MRNGYTLLLFFLFFYTTTWAQTALVRGKVTDKQAEPLELASIGVEGTSRGTVTNARGEFELRVAAGREVTLIFAHVGYKRQTFLIRPRAEELLTLDVVLEEDPQYLKAVEIAGTQYEEKRDEVSVTKINPRTAKELPSAFGDFTKILATLPGVISNNELSAEYSVRGGNFDENLVYVNDIQVYRPFLVRAGQQEGLSFVNPDLVTDVEFSAGGWQPRYGDKLSSVLNIRYKEPTKFAASASLSLLSSTAHVEGATPERRFTYVIGARQKSARYLFNTLAVQGDYFPRFYDVQSYFTWDLTSRKSQQNRRTVLGLLTSFARNRYELDPKSQQTTFGTIRLARRLTAAFDGQETYGYDTYQTGLRLSHRFSEKVRSDMVAAVVRTQERENVEIEGFYRLSEVNTNTADPDFNQNVNERDVAGSYSYSRNALQATIFQATSRNYYFPNERHAVEWGGGYDREMIDDRLYEYYFKDSAEYVRGINGFLNDTITLNSFRLRGYAQHSMQLGAEKRSRLTYGARLNYWSVNQELLVSPRVQYSFEPAWQRDFVFKLAVGAYHQPPFYRELRDSSGVLNLNLKAQRSIHFIVGSDYNFLAWGRPFKFTSEVYYKNMWNVVPYDVDNVRIRYFAENNAVAYAAGADFRVSGEFVRGAESWFTLSLLSTKENILDDTLGYLRRPTDQRVTAAIMFRDHLPNNPTVRMFLNLVFGSGLPYRPPGDPRYRNLIQRTPLYRRVDIGFSKIFIFDEATTLSNYMESIWIGLELLNAIGAQNVISYQWVRDLDNRQYAVPNTLSARYLNLRLVARF; this is encoded by the coding sequence ATGCGAAACGGCTACACTCTTCTTCTGTTTTTCCTGTTTTTTTATACCACCACCTGGGCACAAACGGCACTGGTGCGTGGCAAAGTGACCGACAAGCAAGCGGAGCCGCTGGAACTGGCCAGTATTGGGGTGGAAGGCACCAGCCGCGGCACGGTTACCAACGCGCGCGGCGAGTTTGAACTGCGCGTGGCAGCCGGCCGGGAAGTGACGCTGATTTTCGCACACGTCGGGTACAAGCGCCAGACGTTTCTGATACGGCCCCGAGCCGAAGAATTGCTGACGTTGGACGTCGTGCTGGAGGAAGATCCGCAGTACCTGAAAGCGGTAGAAATTGCCGGCACGCAGTACGAAGAAAAGCGAGACGAGGTCAGCGTTACCAAAATCAATCCGCGGACTGCCAAAGAACTGCCCTCGGCTTTTGGTGACTTTACGAAGATTCTGGCCACGCTGCCCGGCGTGATCAGCAACAACGAGCTCTCGGCCGAGTATTCGGTGCGTGGCGGGAACTTCGACGAAAACTTAGTCTACGTCAACGACATTCAAGTGTACCGTCCGTTTCTGGTGCGGGCCGGGCAGCAGGAAGGCTTGAGCTTCGTCAATCCCGATCTGGTCACCGACGTTGAATTTTCGGCGGGCGGGTGGCAGCCACGCTACGGCGACAAGCTTTCGTCGGTGCTGAACATTCGCTACAAGGAGCCGACCAAATTTGCGGCGTCGGCCAGCCTGAGTCTGCTGAGCAGCACAGCCCATGTAGAGGGCGCCACGCCCGAACGGCGTTTTACTTACGTGATCGGTGCCCGGCAGAAGAGCGCCCGTTATCTGTTCAATACCCTGGCTGTGCAGGGCGATTACTTCCCCCGGTTCTACGACGTGCAGTCGTATTTTACCTGGGATTTGACCTCGCGCAAAAGCCAACAGAACCGCAGGACGGTGCTGGGGCTACTGACCTCGTTTGCCCGCAACCGGTACGAACTGGACCCCAAAAGCCAGCAGACCACGTTCGGCACCATCCGACTGGCGCGCCGCCTTACGGCCGCTTTCGACGGGCAGGAAACGTACGGGTACGATACCTACCAGACGGGTTTGCGCCTGTCGCACCGCTTCAGCGAAAAGGTCCGTTCCGACATGGTGGCGGCGGTGGTCCGGACGCAGGAACGCGAAAACGTCGAGATAGAGGGGTTCTACCGCCTGAGCGAAGTCAATACCAACACGGCCGATCCCGACTTCAACCAGAACGTGAACGAACGCGACGTAGCCGGTTCGTACTCGTACAGCCGCAACGCCTTACAAGCCACCATTTTCCAGGCCACCAGCCGGAATTACTACTTTCCGAACGAGCGCCACGCCGTGGAATGGGGGGGAGGCTACGACCGGGAGATGATCGACGACCGGCTCTATGAATATTACTTTAAAGATTCGGCCGAGTACGTACGGGGCATCAACGGTTTCCTGAACGACACCATCACCCTGAACTCGTTTCGGTTGCGGGGGTACGCGCAGCACAGCATGCAACTCGGTGCCGAAAAGCGGAGTCGGCTGACCTATGGCGCGCGCCTGAACTATTGGAGTGTGAACCAGGAATTGCTGGTCAGCCCCCGTGTGCAATACAGCTTCGAGCCGGCCTGGCAACGTGACTTTGTGTTTAAGCTGGCCGTAGGGGCGTACCACCAGCCGCCCTTTTACCGCGAACTGCGCGACAGCAGCGGTGTACTGAACCTGAACCTGAAGGCCCAACGCTCAATCCACTTCATTGTAGGGAGCGATTACAACTTCCTGGCCTGGGGGCGTCCGTTCAAGTTTACGTCTGAAGTGTACTACAAGAACATGTGGAATGTGGTGCCTTACGACGTCGATAACGTGCGCATCCGCTACTTCGCCGAAAACAACGCGGTGGCCTACGCCGCCGGTGCCGATTTTCGGGTGAGCGGCGAGTTCGTGCGCGGCGCGGAATCGTGGTTCACGCTGAGCCTCCTTTCCACGAAAGAAAACATCCTGGACGATACGTTGGGTTACCTGCGTCGCCCTACCGATCAGCGCGTAACGGCGGCCATTATGTTCCGCGATCACCTGCCCAACAACCCCACCGTACGGATGTTTCTGAATCTGGTGTTCGGGTCGGGGTTGCCCTACCGTCCGCCGGGCGACCCGCGCTACCGGAACCTGATTCAGCGGACGCCTTTGTACCGCCGGGTTGATATTGGTTTCTCGAAAATCTTTATCTTTGATGAAGCCACCACCCTATCCAACTATATGGAATCCATTTGGATAGGCCTGGAGTTACTCAACGCCATCGGAGCACAAAACGTGATCTCCTACCAGTGGGTACGGGACCTGGACAACCGCCAGTATGCCGTTCCCAACACGCTATCGGCCCGCTACCTGAATCTTCGGCTAGTCGCCCGATTCTGA
- a CDS encoding SDR family NAD(P)-dependent oxidoreductase, protein MFQLTDKIALITGAASGIGQSIALRFAAQGALVIVADRDQANIDTTLQLIQQQGGKAHPLLLDVTDHAAVKTAFESVVATFGRLDILVNNAGVAHVGNLENTSEADFDRVYAVNVKGAYNCLQAAIRPMKAQGGGIILNMASVAATAGIPDRFAYSMSKGAVLNMTLSVARDYVQDGIRCNAISPARIHTPFVDGFLKKYYEGREEEMFEKLSGTQPIGRMGKPDEVANLALYLCSDEAAFITGSNFPIDGGFLSLNMNN, encoded by the coding sequence ATGTTTCAATTAACTGATAAAATCGCTCTGATTACCGGAGCCGCCAGCGGCATCGGCCAGAGCATTGCCTTACGTTTCGCCGCTCAGGGCGCGCTGGTCATCGTGGCCGACCGCGACCAGGCGAACATCGATACCACCCTCCAGCTCATTCAGCAACAGGGAGGAAAAGCGCATCCGCTTCTCCTCGACGTAACCGACCATGCGGCCGTGAAAACCGCGTTCGAGTCGGTGGTGGCAACCTTTGGGCGGCTCGACATTCTGGTGAACAACGCGGGGGTGGCCCACGTCGGAAACCTGGAAAATACCAGCGAGGCCGACTTTGATCGCGTCTACGCGGTGAACGTAAAGGGCGCTTACAATTGCCTGCAGGCCGCCATCCGCCCGATGAAGGCGCAGGGCGGGGGCATCATCCTCAACATGGCGTCCGTTGCCGCTACGGCGGGCATTCCCGACCGCTTTGCTTACTCCATGAGCAAGGGCGCGGTGCTGAACATGACGCTTTCTGTGGCGCGCGACTACGTACAAGACGGCATTCGCTGCAATGCCATTTCGCCCGCCCGCATCCACACGCCGTTTGTCGACGGCTTCCTGAAAAAATATTACGAAGGACGCGAGGAGGAGATGTTCGAAAAACTTTCGGGCACGCAACCCATCGGTCGCATGGGCAAACCCGACGAGGTCGCCAACCTGGCGCTCTACCTCTGTTCCGACGAAGCCGCGTTCATCACCGGTTCCAACTTTCCCATCGACGGCGGGTTCCTCTCGCTGAATATGAACAACTAA
- the rpe gene encoding ribulose-phosphate 3-epimerase, with translation MNPLVAPSVLASDFANLQREIEMLNASEADWIHVDVMDGRFVPNISFGMPVVKAIKKHARKPLDVHLMIVEPDRYLQDFKEAGADSLTVHWEACPHLHRTVQTIHELGCRAGVALNPHTPVDGLEWILPDLDLVLVMSVNPGFGGQAFIDASYRKIARLRELIQRVGSRAVIEVDGGVSPDNASRLVEVGVDVLVAGSVVFKAHDPQATIATLKQAGRKAHTKQV, from the coding sequence ATGAACCCTCTGGTTGCTCCCTCTGTACTGGCGTCTGATTTTGCCAACCTTCAGCGCGAAATAGAAATGCTGAACGCAAGCGAAGCGGACTGGATTCACGTCGACGTGATGGACGGTCGGTTTGTGCCCAACATTTCGTTCGGCATGCCCGTGGTGAAGGCCATCAAAAAACACGCCCGCAAGCCGCTCGACGTTCACCTGATGATCGTAGAGCCCGATCGTTACCTCCAGGATTTTAAAGAAGCGGGTGCCGATTCGCTGACGGTACACTGGGAAGCCTGTCCGCACCTGCACCGCACGGTGCAGACGATTCATGAACTGGGATGCCGGGCGGGTGTCGCGCTCAACCCCCACACGCCGGTCGACGGCCTGGAGTGGATTCTGCCCGACCTGGATCTGGTGCTGGTGATGTCGGTCAATCCGGGTTTCGGGGGGCAGGCGTTCATCGACGCCTCTTATCGAAAAATTGCGCGGCTGCGCGAGTTGATTCAGCGCGTCGGGAGCCGGGCGGTGATCGAGGTCGACGGTGGCGTTTCGCCCGACAACGCCTCGCGTCTGGTGGAGGTGGGGGTGGATGTGCTCGTGGCGGGCAGCGTGGTGTTTAAGGCCCACGATCCGCAGGCCACCATTGCTACCTTGAAGCAGGCCGGCCGGAAGGCACATACCAAACAAGTGTAG
- a CDS encoding arylsulfatase, whose amino-acid sequence MRLSPLFVCCLVWACACQSRSTSEAPVVENRAPNIIFILADDLGYGDLGCYGQSVIQTPRLDRMAAEGLRFTQHYAGNTVCAPSRCALLTGLHTGHSYVRGNKEVQPEGQAPLPDATVTVAERLQTAGYTTAVIGKWGLGYPGSEGVPNRQGFDYFFGYNCQRAAHHHYPDSLWRNDTKVALAGNAHQQRQTYSHDLFTDQALAFVEEHQQRPFFLYLAYSLPHADVDVPDDSQQPYAGRFDEEPFAGNAGGYVAQPTPKAAYAGMVSRLDRDVGRLLDRLQTLGMAEQTLVIFTSDNGPHQEGGHHPENFDSSGPLRGHKRDMYEGGIRVPMLAWWPGTIAAGRTTDHVSAFWDFMPTACALAGVEVDTRTDGISYLPTLMDRGTQPTHAYLYWEFTEQGGKQALRQGDWKGIRRNLADDPAGPLELYDLATDPGETKNVAAQHPEVTQQLAERMQAAHEPSTLFPLPYESTTGTGLMP is encoded by the coding sequence ATGCGCCTCTCCCCTCTCTTTGTGTGCTGTCTTGTTTGGGCATGCGCCTGCCAGTCGCGTTCTACGTCGGAAGCTCCGGTTGTAGAAAACCGCGCGCCCAATATCATCTTTATTCTGGCCGATGACCTGGGTTACGGCGACCTCGGCTGTTACGGACAATCGGTGATCCAAACGCCCCGACTTGACCGGATGGCGGCCGAGGGCCTGCGTTTTACGCAACACTACGCCGGCAATACGGTCTGTGCGCCGTCGCGGTGCGCCTTGCTGACGGGCCTCCACACCGGACACAGCTACGTGCGGGGCAATAAAGAAGTACAGCCCGAAGGCCAGGCTCCTCTGCCGGACGCGACGGTTACGGTGGCGGAGCGATTGCAGACCGCGGGTTACACAACCGCCGTCATCGGCAAATGGGGACTGGGGTATCCCGGTTCCGAAGGCGTACCGAACCGGCAGGGGTTCGACTACTTCTTCGGGTACAACTGCCAGCGCGCTGCGCACCATCATTACCCGGACAGCCTCTGGCGCAACGACACCAAGGTGGCTCTGGCGGGCAACGCGCACCAACAACGGCAGACGTATTCGCACGACCTGTTTACCGACCAAGCCCTAGCGTTTGTGGAGGAGCATCAGCAACGTCCATTTTTTCTATACCTGGCCTATTCGTTGCCTCACGCCGACGTCGACGTACCGGACGATTCGCAGCAGCCCTACGCGGGTCGGTTCGATGAGGAACCCTTCGCTGGTAATGCGGGCGGGTATGTTGCCCAACCGACGCCCAAAGCCGCCTACGCCGGGATGGTATCGCGTCTGGACCGGGACGTCGGTCGACTGCTAGACCGGCTGCAAACCCTGGGGATGGCCGAACAGACGCTGGTTATTTTCACCAGCGACAACGGGCCACACCAGGAAGGCGGACATCATCCGGAAAATTTTGACAGCAGCGGGCCGTTGCGGGGGCACAAGCGCGACATGTACGAGGGCGGCATCCGCGTGCCGATGCTGGCGTGGTGGCCAGGAACAATAGCGGCGGGACGTACGACCGACCACGTGTCGGCTTTCTGGGATTTTATGCCGACCGCCTGCGCGTTGGCAGGCGTCGAAGTCGATACCCGTACCGACGGAATTTCGTACCTGCCGACGCTGATGGACCGGGGCACTCAACCTACGCACGCGTATCTTTATTGGGAATTTACGGAACAGGGCGGCAAACAAGCCCTCCGCCAAGGCGATTGGAAAGGCATTCGGCGGAACCTCGCAGACGACCCGGCCGGGCCACTGGAACTCTACGACCTGGCCACTGACCCCGGCGAAACAAAAAACGTGGCAGCACAACATCCGGAGGTCACACAACAACTGGCCGAACGCATGCAAGCAGCCCACGAGCCTTCCACGCTTTTTCCGTTGCCGTACGAATCGACCACGGGTACAGGGCTAATGCCGTGA